One bacterium DNA segment encodes these proteins:
- a CDS encoding 4Fe-4S binding protein — translation MGTTDDRGSRIGRTRPLVRRLRAAVQSGVFLLVLWGGYDLWRFAGELEAGRVPAFAKPLSPEGFLPIGSLMSLKLWVTTGAWDPWHPAGMVILGAALALSLALRKSFCGWLCPVGTLSEVLWRGGRRLFGRTFALPRWADLTLRPLKYALLTFFFWIIVVRMSPEAIQGFLATDYWKAGDLKMLRFFTDMSATTAVVLAALVALSLVTKSFWCRFLCPYGALLGLLAAAGPVRVRRDADRCANCGACARHCPALLPVDRKAGIASPECIGCLTCVSRCPVPGALDVSLARRRVIPPWLYAAALVAIFFGILLAARATGHWHSGVSGEEYLRIVPSLAGLAHA, via the coding sequence ATGGGCACGACGGATGACCGGGGCTCGCGCATCGGGCGCACCCGCCCCCTGGTCCGGCGCCTGCGGGCGGCGGTCCAGTCGGGCGTCTTCCTGCTCGTGCTCTGGGGCGGCTACGACCTCTGGCGTTTCGCGGGCGAGCTGGAGGCCGGCCGCGTCCCGGCGTTCGCCAAGCCGCTCTCGCCCGAGGGATTCCTGCCGATCGGCTCGCTCATGTCGCTCAAGCTCTGGGTGACGACCGGCGCCTGGGACCCGTGGCACCCGGCCGGCATGGTGATCCTGGGCGCGGCCCTGGCGCTCTCGCTGGCATTGCGCAAGAGCTTCTGCGGCTGGCTCTGCCCCGTGGGGACGCTCTCCGAGGTCCTCTGGCGCGGCGGGCGGCGGCTCTTCGGCCGCACCTTCGCGCTCCCGCGGTGGGCCGATCTCACGCTGCGCCCGCTCAAGTACGCGCTGCTCACCTTCTTCTTCTGGATCATCGTCGTGCGGATGTCGCCGGAGGCGATCCAGGGCTTCCTCGCCACCGACTACTGGAAGGCGGGCGACCTGAAGATGCTGCGCTTCTTCACCGACATGTCCGCGACGACCGCCGTGGTGCTCGCGGCGCTGGTGGCGCTGTCGCTGGTGACGAAGTCGTTCTGGTGCCGTTTCCTCTGTCCCTACGGCGCGCTGCTCGGCCTGCTCGCCGCCGCCGGCCCCGTGCGGGTGCGCCGCGACGCGGACCGCTGCGCCAACTGCGGCGCCTGCGCCCGCCACTGCCCCGCGCTGCTGCCGGTTGACCGCAAGGCCGGCATCGCGTCGCCCGAGTGCATCGGTTGCCTGACCTGCGTGAGCCGCTGCCCGGTCCCCGGCGCGCTCGACGTCTCCCTGGCGCGCCGGCGGGTGATCCCGCCGTGGCTCTACGCGGCCGCGCTCGTGGCCATCTTCTTCGGGATACTGCTCGCCGCCCGCGCGACCGGGCACTGGCACTCGGGCGTCAGCGGGGAGGAGTACCTGCGGATCGTGCCGTCGCTGGCGGGGCTCGCGCACGCCTGA
- a CDS encoding PAS domain S-box protein, producing the protein MSREASGPQDNTAPGHESAPHPLLALEERAERFRTLVEASSDWIWEVDENGVYTYVSPKVRDVLGYEPGEVLGRTPFDFMPPEERERVATEFLGHVRHGEPITALENVNLRKDGGRVTLETSGVPVRDAEGRLRGYRGIDRDISARKRAEQALRESEERYRKLYERTPVMMHSIDAEGRLLSISGAWLAQLGYTREEVIGRRSTDFLTERSRRYAREVVLPAFMKSGVCRDVEYQFVRKDGSVMDTLLSAIAEHDASGAFVRSLAVVVDVTEKRALEQERLRAQKLESIGTLAGGIAHDFNNLLQGVFGYISMARLKTDRPDEVLAMLSEAEQALHQAVGLTSQLLTYAKGGGPLKKIIALQPVIENAVRLALSGSRARPELAIPGDLWAVDADAGQIGQVVQNIVLNAEQSMPSGGTVTVTARNVPAAGGPAAHAGASPGNVEIVIRDEGTGIAAEHLPRVFDPYFTTKEKGTGLGLATVYSIVRNHGGTVDLASEPGRGTTVTVLLPAAPAQPDVEPAPAPRARRPLAEPRRARILVMDDEPVVREVAGALLGAIGHEPTLAENGEAALERYREAAAAGRPFDAVILDLTVRGGMGGKETMRRLLELDPAVKAIVSSGYSADGVLADYRDHGFRDVLAKPYTLTGLRDVLDRLLA; encoded by the coding sequence ATGAGCCGCGAAGCGAGCGGGCCGCAGGACAACACAGCGCCGGGGCACGAGTCCGCCCCCCACCCGCTCCTTGCCCTGGAGGAGCGCGCGGAGCGGTTCCGCACGCTCGTCGAGGCCTCAAGCGACTGGATCTGGGAGGTCGACGAGAACGGCGTCTACACCTACGTCAGCCCGAAGGTGCGGGACGTGCTCGGCTACGAGCCGGGCGAGGTGCTCGGGCGGACGCCGTTCGACTTCATGCCCCCCGAGGAGCGCGAGCGCGTGGCCACGGAATTCCTCGGCCACGTCCGCCACGGCGAGCCCATCACGGCGCTCGAGAACGTCAACCTCCGCAAGGACGGCGGGCGGGTGACCCTCGAGACGAGCGGGGTGCCGGTCCGGGACGCCGAAGGCCGCCTGCGCGGCTACCGCGGCATCGACCGCGACATCTCCGCGCGCAAGCGCGCCGAGCAGGCGCTGCGCGAGAGCGAGGAGCGCTACCGCAAGCTCTACGAGCGCACGCCGGTGATGATGCACTCCATCGACGCGGAGGGTCGGCTGCTGAGCATCAGCGGCGCGTGGCTGGCGCAGCTGGGCTACACGCGCGAGGAGGTGATCGGGCGCCGCTCGACCGACTTCCTGACCGAGCGCTCCCGCCGCTACGCCCGGGAGGTCGTGCTGCCGGCGTTCATGAAGTCGGGCGTCTGCAGGGACGTGGAATACCAGTTCGTCAGGAAGGACGGCTCGGTCATGGACACCCTGCTCTCCGCCATCGCCGAGCACGACGCCTCGGGGGCGTTCGTGCGCTCCCTGGCCGTCGTCGTCGACGTCACCGAGAAGCGCGCCCTCGAGCAGGAGCGGCTGCGCGCCCAGAAGCTCGAGTCGATCGGCACGCTGGCCGGAGGCATCGCCCACGACTTCAACAACCTGCTCCAGGGCGTCTTCGGCTACATCTCGATGGCCCGGCTCAAGACCGACCGCCCCGACGAGGTCCTGGCAATGCTCAGCGAGGCGGAGCAGGCGCTGCACCAGGCGGTGGGCCTCACGAGCCAGCTGCTGACCTACGCCAAGGGCGGCGGCCCGCTCAAGAAGATCATCGCGCTGCAGCCGGTGATCGAGAACGCGGTGCGCCTCGCCCTCAGCGGCTCGCGCGCCAGGCCGGAGCTGGCGATCCCCGGCGACCTCTGGGCGGTGGACGCCGATGCCGGCCAGATCGGCCAGGTGGTGCAGAACATCGTCCTGAATGCGGAGCAGTCGATGCCCTCGGGCGGCACCGTCACGGTGACCGCGCGCAACGTCCCCGCGGCGGGCGGGCCGGCGGCGCACGCGGGCGCCTCCCCGGGGAACGTCGAGATCGTCATCCGGGACGAGGGGACCGGCATCGCGGCCGAGCACCTGCCGCGGGTCTTCGACCCCTACTTCACCACGAAGGAGAAGGGGACCGGGCTCGGCCTGGCCACGGTCTACTCCATCGTCAGGAACCATGGCGGGACCGTCGACCTCGCGTCCGAGCCCGGCCGCGGGACGACGGTGACGGTATTGCTCCCGGCGGCGCCCGCGCAGCCCGATGTCGAGCCGGCCCCGGCGCCTCGGGCGCGCCGGCCGCTGGCGGAGCCCCGGCGCGCCAGGATCCTGGTCATGGACGACGAGCCGGTCGTCCGCGAGGTGGCCGGCGCGCTGCTCGGGGCCATCGGCCACGAACCGACCCTCGCGGAGAACGGCGAGGCCGCGCTCGAGCGCTACCGCGAGGCCGCGGCGGCCGGCCGGCCCTTCGACGCCGTGATCCTGGACCTGACGGTCCGCGGCGGGATGGGGGGGAAGGAGACGATGCGCCGGCTCCTGGAGCTGGACCCGGCCGTGAAGGCGATCGTCTCGAGCGGCTACTCCGCCGACGGCGTGCTCGCGGACTACCGCGACCACGGCTTTCGCGACGTGCTCGCGAAGCCCTACACGCTGACCGGCCTGCGGGACGTGCTCGACCGCCTCCTCGCCTGA
- a CDS encoding tetratricopeptide repeat protein, with protein sequence MPSAAREERGAARAPSSLLPFRRPWQPWLVLAVVAAGLYVNTLRHGFALDDGIVINRNRHVLQGLRGLPGIFTSDSYQSYYEQMGGASRLRGGRYRPLSLATFALEQQIVGTWPGGVLPPRCWDRNGNGRDDADEDVNGDGTWNDADCYVRGYRLRHLGNVALYVVSVLLIYALLARHPLREQPDAAFVAALLFAVHPVHTEVVANVKSRDEILSLLFIVLALIAACRHLETGRARHLAGVAAATLLAAFSKEYAFALLALVPATVWLLGKERPLRRHLGLALAVAVPLAVFAAARLAVLPPGGPPPPPDVLSDPYLLATPSQAAGTKAVVWSKYLGLLFFPAVLVSDYGYRSIPYRELAGGQALASLALFAALALLAVWLARRRHAAGWGLVFFFATFLPVANVLFDVGTTMAERLIYHASLGWAVAAGWACVAVVQRPRLSAPGGRAALLAGLAAVVVLAGVRTVARNRDWRNDTALFTHDVTVAPDSVLCLTNAGGRWIDLAELPAWRGREAQCLRTAIGYLQRALALYPDYLTAHLSLGLAHFKLREYDEAERSWNAAARIHPGSPYLARYFRVLADAWSRQGMAALFAGDCAKARAAFERCLRLDPGNGPARRGLERCR encoded by the coding sequence GTGCCGAGCGCCGCGCGGGAGGAGAGGGGGGCGGCGCGCGCGCCGTCGAGCCTCCTGCCGTTCCGGCGTCCGTGGCAGCCGTGGCTCGTTCTGGCCGTGGTGGCCGCAGGGCTGTACGTCAACACGCTGCGGCACGGGTTCGCGCTCGACGACGGGATCGTCATCAACCGCAACCGCCACGTGCTCCAGGGGCTGCGGGGGCTGCCGGGCATCTTCACGAGCGACTCCTACCAGAGCTACTACGAGCAGATGGGGGGCGCCTCGCGGCTCCGCGGGGGACGCTACCGCCCGCTCTCGCTCGCGACGTTCGCGCTCGAGCAGCAGATCGTCGGGACGTGGCCCGGCGGCGTGCTGCCGCCCCGCTGCTGGGACCGCAACGGCAACGGCCGCGACGACGCGGACGAGGACGTCAACGGCGACGGGACGTGGAACGACGCGGACTGCTACGTCCGGGGCTATCGGCTGCGCCATCTCGGCAACGTCGCGCTCTATGTCGTGTCGGTCCTCCTGATCTACGCGCTGCTCGCGCGCCACCCGCTGCGGGAGCAGCCGGACGCGGCCTTCGTCGCCGCGCTGCTCTTCGCGGTCCACCCGGTCCACACCGAGGTCGTCGCCAACGTCAAGAGCCGCGACGAGATCCTTTCGCTGCTCTTCATCGTCCTCGCGCTGATCGCCGCCTGCCGGCACCTCGAGACCGGCCGGGCGCGGCACCTCGCCGGCGTCGCCGCCGCGACGCTGCTGGCGGCGTTCTCGAAGGAGTACGCCTTCGCGCTGCTCGCGCTCGTCCCCGCCACGGTCTGGTTGCTCGGAAAGGAGCGCCCGCTGCGGCGGCACCTGGGCCTCGCGCTCGCCGTGGCGGTGCCGCTGGCCGTCTTCGCCGCCGCGCGCCTGGCGGTGCTGCCGCCGGGCGGGCCGCCGCCGCCCCCCGACGTGCTCAGCGACCCGTACCTGCTCGCCACGCCCTCGCAGGCCGCCGGCACGAAGGCCGTCGTCTGGTCGAAGTACCTGGGGCTGCTCTTCTTCCCGGCGGTTCTCGTCTCGGACTACGGGTACCGCAGCATCCCGTACCGCGAGCTTGCCGGGGGGCAGGCGCTGGCGTCGCTCGCCCTGTTCGCCGCGCTCGCGCTGCTCGCGGTCTGGCTTGCGCGCCGGCGGCACGCGGCGGGCTGGGGGCTCGTGTTCTTCTTCGCCACGTTCCTGCCGGTTGCCAACGTCCTGTTCGACGTCGGCACCACGATGGCGGAGCGGTTGATCTACCACGCGTCGCTGGGGTGGGCGGTCGCAGCGGGCTGGGCCTGCGTGGCCGTCGTGCAGCGGCCGCGCCTGTCCGCGCCGGGCGGGCGCGCGGCGCTGCTGGCCGGCCTCGCTGCCGTGGTGGTGCTCGCCGGCGTGCGTACGGTCGCGCGCAACCGCGACTGGCGGAACGACACTGCGTTGTTCACGCACGATGTCACGGTGGCGCCCGACAGCGTGCTGTGCCTGACCAACGCCGGCGGGCGCTGGATCGACCTGGCGGAGCTGCCGGCCTGGCGCGGGCGGGAGGCGCAGTGCCTGCGCACGGCCATCGGCTACCTCCAGCGCGCGCTCGCGCTCTACCCCGACTACCTCACCGCGCACCTGAGCCTCGGCCTGGCGCACTTCAAGCTCCGGGAGTACGACGAGGCCGAGCGCAGCTGGAACGCGGCGGCGCGCATCCACCCCGGCAGCCCGTATCTCGCGCGCTACTTCCGCGTGCTGGCCGACGCGTGGTCGCGCCAGGGGATGGCCGCGCTCTTCGCGGGGGACTGCGCGAAGGCGCGCGCCGCGTTCGAGCGCTGCCTGCGGCTGGACCCGGGCAACGGGCCGGCGCGGCGGGGCCTCGAGCGCTGCCGCTGA
- a CDS encoding GGDEF domain-containing protein produces MTESEAKYRALVDATDDSIYQLDRECRYLFMNRKHMARMGFAGDEFVGRSYADFHSTEESRWMREKVAAVFETGTSLRHEHRSRRDGNDFLLTLSPVRRADGGVSSVIVVSKDVTALKRLEEELRSLSLTDALTGLYNRRGFTTLAVQQLKLADRRREGVYMLYADMDGLKQINDTFGHKEGDRALAEAGRLLRTTYRTSDVISRIGGDEFAVIPVGTIADAVPAIIGRFQRNLDAFNAEAQLPYRLSVSVGVIMYDPGKPLPLDELLAEADRVMYEQKRGRRGPA; encoded by the coding sequence ATGACGGAGAGCGAGGCGAAGTACCGCGCCCTGGTCGACGCGACGGACGACTCGATCTACCAGCTCGACCGCGAGTGCCGCTACCTCTTCATGAACCGCAAGCACATGGCCCGGATGGGGTTCGCGGGCGACGAGTTCGTCGGCCGCTCGTACGCGGACTTCCACAGCACGGAGGAGTCGCGGTGGATGCGCGAGAAGGTGGCGGCGGTCTTCGAGACCGGCACGTCGCTGCGCCACGAGCACCGCAGCCGCAGGGACGGCAACGACTTCCTGCTCACCCTGAGCCCGGTGCGACGGGCGGACGGCGGCGTCTCGTCGGTGATCGTCGTCTCGAAGGACGTGACGGCGCTCAAGCGGCTCGAGGAGGAGCTGCGCTCGCTGTCGCTCACCGACGCGCTCACGGGCCTCTACAACCGCCGGGGCTTCACCACGCTTGCCGTCCAGCAGCTCAAGCTCGCCGACCGGCGGCGCGAGGGCGTGTACATGCTCTACGCCGACATGGACGGGCTGAAGCAGATCAACGACACCTTCGGCCACAAGGAGGGCGACCGCGCCCTCGCCGAGGCCGGACGGCTGCTGCGGACGACCTACCGGACCTCGGACGTCATCTCGCGCATCGGCGGCGACGAGTTCGCCGTGATCCCCGTGGGGACCATCGCCGACGCCGTCCCCGCGATCATCGGCCGCTTCCAGCGCAACCTCGACGCGTTCAACGCCGAAGCGCAGCTTCCCTACCGCCTCTCGGTGAGCGTCGGCGTCATCATGTACGACCCCGGCAAGCCGCTGCCCCTGGACGAACTGCTGGCGGAGGCCGACCGCGTGATGTACGAGCAGAAGCGCGGGAGGCGGGGACCGGCGTAG
- a CDS encoding zinc-binding alcohol dehydrogenase family protein, which translates to MVLRALHDLRRERAPLVLEDLPVPAPRAGEVLVRVAACGVCHTDLDVIEGRTPPGRLPLVPGHQVVGTVAALGEGCSLRSVGERVGIAWINGACGSCAFCAGGRENLCPDFRATGRDADGGYAEYAVVREGFAVPLPAAIDDVEAAPLLCAGAIGWRALRLAGPVDGGAIGLVGFGASGHLVLRVVRRRFPRSRVHVFSRTPGERAFALEEGAAWAGDFGDAPPEPLDCAIDTTPAWAPVVAGLRALGPGGRLVVNAIRKEDADKGALAGLDYPRDLWMEKELVSVANIARADVAEFLAFAAAAGIRPEVEVLPLAEANRALLDLKERRIRGAKVLVT; encoded by the coding sequence ATGGTGCTCCGGGCGCTGCATGATCTGCGCCGCGAACGCGCGCCGCTCGTCCTCGAGGATCTTCCCGTGCCGGCGCCGCGCGCGGGCGAGGTCCTGGTGCGCGTGGCCGCCTGCGGCGTCTGCCACACCGACCTCGACGTGATCGAGGGCCGCACGCCGCCGGGCCGCCTGCCGCTGGTGCCCGGCCACCAGGTCGTGGGCACGGTCGCGGCCCTCGGCGAGGGCTGCTCGCTGCGCAGCGTCGGCGAGCGCGTCGGGATCGCCTGGATCAACGGCGCCTGCGGGTCGTGCGCCTTCTGCGCGGGGGGGCGCGAGAACCTCTGTCCCGACTTCCGGGCCACCGGGCGCGATGCGGACGGCGGCTACGCCGAATATGCCGTCGTGCGGGAGGGCTTCGCGGTGCCGCTGCCCGCGGCCATCGACGACGTGGAAGCCGCGCCGCTGCTGTGCGCCGGGGCGATCGGCTGGCGCGCGCTGCGGCTGGCGGGCCCCGTCGACGGCGGCGCGATAGGCCTCGTCGGCTTCGGCGCGTCCGGGCACCTGGTCCTGCGCGTCGTGCGGCGGCGCTTCCCGCGGTCGCGGGTGCACGTCTTCTCGCGCACGCCGGGCGAGCGCGCCTTCGCGCTGGAAGAGGGCGCGGCGTGGGCCGGGGACTTCGGCGACGCGCCGCCGGAGCCGCTCGATTGCGCCATCGACACCACGCCGGCGTGGGCGCCGGTCGTGGCCGGCCTGCGCGCGCTCGGGCCCGGCGGCCGGCTCGTCGTGAACGCCATCCGCAAGGAGGATGCGGACAAGGGCGCGCTGGCGGGCCTCGACTACCCGCGCGACCTCTGGATGGAGAAGGAGCTGGTGAGCGTCGCGAACATCGCGCGCGCCGACGTCGCCGAGTTCCTCGCGTTCGCCGCCGCGGCCGGCATCCGCCCCGAGGTCGAGGTCCTTCCTCTCGCGGAGGCGAACCGGGCGCTGCTGGATCTGAAGGAGCGGCGGATCCGGGGCGCGAAGGTCCTGGTGACCTGA